The following proteins are co-located in the Triticum aestivum cultivar Chinese Spring chromosome 1A, IWGSC CS RefSeq v2.1, whole genome shotgun sequence genome:
- the LOC123113991 gene encoding uncharacterized protein — MEAGASSGTGSFPAEDGEIWVPVLSDPLDGGSNSPTQAEIEVYSAYLDYDAMDFQAVLEGPQDEHDIEKLFGGAMFTSCGARSATYIKEANLTHEIECEFYSPTSDHGMIQTLAPATALPEKEEAPVTMALGGGGEEDKKRKGGGKGHPLPCQRRSMRLALAATPLEEGACATFIVDLLDYMPKSGWRHRSRLRSARKRGIWSLNTEQTFLLPNHLGNATCFQDMSSICKGKKCGHRKNNDHWTYEEMKKLVDALYISGVGNWTKLKHENFSTSVRTAMNLKDKWRNLKKAYTGNAKKRILPTLDKDCVEKIQKLASKMKLHL; from the exons atggAGGCGGGCGCGTCGTCGGGGACAGGGAGCTTTCCGGCCGAAGACGGTGAGATTTGGGTGCCCGTGCTGTCCGATCCTCTGGATGGGGGCTCGAATTCGCCGACCCAG GCGGAGATTGAAGTCTATTCAGCATATCTGGATTATGACGCCATGGACTTCCAAGCAGTCTTAGAAGGACCCCAAGATGAACACGATATTGAAAAATTGTTTGGAGGTGCAATGTTTACTTCTTGCG GTGCACGCAGTGCTACTTATATAAAGGAGGCGAATTTAACTCATGAG ATTGAATGTGAATTTTATTCACCAACTAGTGATCATGGCATGATACAAACACTTGCGCCTGCCACGGCGCTTCCTGAGAAAGAGGAGGCCCCTGTCACCATGGCCCTCggtggaggaggagaggaggacaaGAAGAGAAAGGGAGGAGGGAAAGGGCACCCGCTGCCTTGTCAACGGAGAAGCATGAGGCTTGCGCTCGCCGCCACGCCGCTGGAGGAGGGGGCTTGTGCTACCTTCATAGTAGACCTGCTAG ATTACATGCCGAAAAGTGGTTGGAGGCACCGAAGTCGCCTGAGAAGTGCACGCAAGAGAGGAATATGGTCATTAAACACGGAACAAACTTTCCTTCTGCCTAACCATTTAGGG AATGCGACATGCTTTCAGGACATGAGCTCTATATGTAAAGGCAAAAAATGTGGGCACAGAAAAAACAATGACCACTGGACATACGAAGAGATGAAAAAACTAGTGGATGCTCTGTATATATCTGGGGTTGGAAATTGGACGAAGTTGAAACATGAGAACTTTTCAACATCAGTTCGAACAGCAATGAATCTTAAG GATAAATGGAGAAATCTTAAGAAAGCCTACACG GGAAATGCTAAAAAAAGGATCTTGCCGACTCTAGACAAGGATTGTGTCGAAAAGATCCAGAAGCTAGCCTCCAAAATGAAGCTGCACTTGTGA